Proteins encoded by one window of Archaeoglobus veneficus SNP6:
- a CDS encoding pyridoxal phosphate-dependent aminotransferase, which yields MISRRAKSIQPSATLSISSTAKELARQGKPVINMGVGEPDFVTPKHIIEAAIKALNEGKTFYTPTRGIPELVDAIVEKAKQDGLDVKAENVIVTPGAKYAIFEAILAVIEEGDEVILLDPSWVSYEPCVQVAGGKVVWVPHSEGFSDAPIEEYVKQKTKLIIINSPSNPLGVVYPKEFLKKVRDIAVDNDILVMSDEIYDKIIFEGEFVSIAGFDGMPERTIVINGFSKTYAMTGWRLGYAIAPEEITKHMLRIQSHSVSHPTSFVQYAGVAALKGDQKCVEEMVAEFKVRRDMLMEGLDEIGLKYAPPKGAFYMFVDVGQDSMKFCEEFLKKEYVAATPGSAFGRVFTTWVRLSYATSRENIEEAIRRLKRFLS from the coding sequence ATGATAAGCAGAAGGGCTAAGTCCATCCAGCCCTCTGCTACTCTGTCCATTTCATCCACTGCAAAAGAGCTCGCGAGACAGGGCAAACCCGTTATAAACATGGGTGTTGGTGAGCCCGATTTCGTGACGCCGAAACACATAATTGAGGCTGCAATCAAGGCCCTTAACGAGGGAAAAACCTTCTACACTCCTACAAGAGGAATTCCTGAACTCGTAGATGCTATAGTTGAGAAGGCCAAACAGGACGGGCTTGACGTAAAGGCTGAAAACGTTATAGTGACTCCCGGAGCCAAGTATGCCATCTTCGAAGCCATACTGGCCGTAATTGAGGAGGGTGACGAGGTCATTCTTCTCGACCCCTCGTGGGTGAGTTACGAACCGTGCGTTCAGGTTGCTGGAGGTAAGGTCGTCTGGGTTCCCCACAGCGAGGGATTCAGCGATGCTCCGATTGAAGAGTACGTAAAGCAGAAAACAAAGCTGATTATAATCAACTCGCCCAGCAACCCACTTGGAGTGGTGTACCCAAAGGAGTTTCTGAAGAAGGTGAGGGATATCGCCGTAGACAATGACATCCTCGTAATGTCCGACGAGATATACGACAAAATCATTTTTGAAGGTGAGTTTGTAAGCATAGCGGGCTTCGACGGAATGCCGGAGAGAACGATAGTTATTAACGGATTTTCAAAGACTTATGCAATGACTGGATGGAGGCTTGGCTACGCCATCGCTCCGGAAGAGATAACCAAACACATGCTCCGCATTCAGTCGCACTCGGTCAGTCATCCAACATCGTTCGTTCAGTACGCAGGTGTTGCCGCACTCAAAGGCGACCAGAAATGCGTTGAAGAGATGGTTGCGGAGTTCAAAGTGAGAAGGGACATGCTCATGGAGGGGCTCGATGAGATTGGTTTGAAATATGCGCCGCCGAAGGGAGCATTCTACATGTTTGTCGATGTTGGGCAGGATTCCATGAAGTTCTGCGAGGAGTTCCTCAAGAAAGAATACGTCGCAGCAACTCCGGGCAGCGCTTTTGGAAGGGTTTTCACAACGTGGGTCAGGCTGAGCTATGCAACGTCAAGAGAGAACATCGAGGAAGCGATCAGAAGGTTGAAAAGATTCTTGTCTTAA
- the ribH gene encoding 6,7-dimethyl-8-ribityllumazine synthase yields the protein MCEKIKLGLVVAEFNRDITYMMEVLAKEHAEFLGAEITDVIRVPGVFDTPIAVKRVLEKGDVDAVVTIGCVIEGETEHDEVVAQHAARKIMDLGLEYNKPVTLGISGPGMGRLAAHQRIDYAKRAVEAAVKLVRRLKDYDKQKG from the coding sequence ATGTGCGAAAAAATCAAACTCGGGCTTGTGGTTGCTGAATTCAACAGGGACATCACGTATATGATGGAGGTTCTTGCAAAAGAGCACGCGGAGTTTCTTGGAGCGGAAATAACGGACGTGATAAGAGTTCCCGGCGTCTTTGACACGCCTATAGCTGTTAAGCGCGTTCTCGAAAAGGGCGATGTGGATGCAGTGGTGACCATAGGCTGCGTTATTGAGGGTGAGACTGAGCATGACGAGGTTGTGGCGCAGCACGCAGCAAGGAAAATTATGGATCTGGGCCTGGAATACAACAAGCCCGTCACCCTCGGTATTTCGGGGCCGGGTATGGGCAGGCTTGCAGCCCACCAGAGAATTGACTACGCAAAGCGTGCAGTTGAAGCTGCAGTCAAGCTCGTCAGGAGGCTAAAGGACTATGATAAGCAGAAGGGCTAA
- a CDS encoding Lrp/AsnC ligand binding domain-containing protein: MVIGVTMVNVSPGKEKDVYVVIKGMKNVRDIYHVFGEFDFVVIIQAESLSELNRTVDDIRSVDGVTKTQTVVGAEI; encoded by the coding sequence ATGGTAATCGGAGTTACGATGGTAAACGTTTCTCCGGGGAAGGAGAAGGACGTTTACGTAGTTATAAAGGGCATGAAGAACGTTAGAGACATATACCACGTCTTTGGCGAGTTTGACTTTGTCGTTATAATTCAGGCCGAAAGCCTGTCTGAGCTGAACAGGACTGTTGACGATATAAGGAGTGTTGACGGCGTAACCAAGACTCAGACCGTTGTTGGAGCGGAAATTTAA
- a CDS encoding DNA topoisomerase VI subunit B, which yields MKAEELAKKQKEISIAEFFEKNKHILGYSNPAKAVITCVKEAVDNSLDACEEAGILPDIFVKVDRVDRHYRIVIEDNGPGIIREQIPKVFGKLLYGSRFHAIRQSRGQQGIGISAAVLYAQLTTGKPAVVTSKTSPDSKAVRMEIFINTRKNEPEIVSEEEVEWLVARGTRIELEIAGSYVKERKQSVFEYLRETSVVNPHAKITFVDPDGEIHEFPRVSEELPPVPKEIKPHPHGIELGQLMAMLRYTKARDLRSFLKNEFVRVGDKTAEEVISRAGLSANVSPQEMGREEAVRLLQAFSETDFLPPPTDCLSPIGESLIMKSLMAEYKPEWVYAVTRKPKVHSGHPFLVEVGIAYGGEISEDRVTLLRYANKIPLLYQQGGCALTKAVESVNWKNYGLQQTRDELPSGRAVILVHLASTNIPYTSESKEAVAAIPEIIEEVRLALQEAGRRLREYLERKERLMKKKKKEDVLYKVLPLLARKVCEVLEKDEIDVDRIVARIVGNLHVEREVVEKDGMLDVTLRIFNFTKARRELKVYEMCSGSVEADNAKVSQSTYTTVSWDVLLNPGESIELKYTVKGRIVNRRPLVGGVDAELLSGAEPFGL from the coding sequence ATGAAGGCAGAAGAACTTGCGAAAAAGCAGAAAGAGATAAGTATAGCGGAGTTTTTTGAGAAAAACAAGCACATTCTCGGCTATTCGAACCCGGCCAAAGCCGTAATCACGTGTGTAAAAGAGGCGGTTGATAACAGCCTCGATGCTTGCGAGGAAGCTGGCATACTGCCGGACATATTTGTAAAAGTGGATAGGGTCGACCGACATTACAGAATTGTAATTGAGGACAACGGCCCCGGAATAATCAGGGAACAGATTCCAAAAGTTTTCGGCAAGCTCCTTTATGGCTCTCGCTTTCACGCAATAAGACAGAGCAGAGGGCAGCAGGGAATAGGCATTTCCGCAGCGGTTCTTTACGCCCAGCTCACCACTGGAAAGCCTGCTGTTGTTACCTCCAAGACCTCACCTGACAGCAAAGCGGTCAGAATGGAGATTTTCATAAACACAAGAAAGAACGAGCCGGAAATAGTCAGCGAGGAGGAAGTGGAGTGGCTTGTGGCAAGAGGAACGAGGATCGAGCTCGAAATTGCCGGCAGCTACGTTAAAGAGAGAAAGCAGAGTGTTTTCGAGTACCTGAGGGAGACTTCCGTCGTCAACCCCCACGCCAAAATAACGTTTGTCGATCCAGATGGGGAAATTCACGAGTTTCCTCGCGTTAGCGAGGAGCTTCCGCCAGTGCCGAAGGAAATCAAGCCCCATCCGCATGGCATAGAACTTGGCCAGCTCATGGCAATGCTCCGCTATACAAAAGCGAGAGACCTGCGAAGCTTTCTTAAAAACGAGTTCGTGAGAGTCGGAGATAAGACGGCTGAAGAGGTCATATCGAGGGCGGGTCTCAGCGCTAACGTCAGCCCGCAAGAAATGGGGAGAGAAGAGGCGGTCAGACTCCTGCAGGCTTTCAGCGAGACGGACTTCCTTCCCCCACCTACAGACTGTCTCTCGCCTATAGGTGAATCTCTCATTATGAAAAGCCTGATGGCAGAATACAAGCCGGAATGGGTTTACGCCGTAACAAGGAAGCCAAAAGTTCATTCCGGACACCCCTTCCTCGTTGAGGTGGGCATAGCGTATGGAGGGGAGATTTCTGAGGATAGAGTAACTCTTCTCAGATACGCGAACAAAATCCCCTTGCTCTACCAGCAGGGCGGATGCGCGCTGACCAAAGCTGTTGAAAGCGTTAACTGGAAGAACTACGGCCTGCAGCAGACGAGGGACGAGCTTCCGTCAGGAAGGGCGGTTATCCTCGTCCACCTCGCTTCAACAAACATACCGTACACGTCAGAATCAAAGGAAGCGGTTGCAGCGATTCCGGAGATAATCGAGGAAGTTAGACTTGCTCTCCAGGAGGCGGGGAGACGGCTTAGAGAGTATTTGGAAAGGAAAGAAAGACTGATGAAAAAGAAGAAGAAGGAGGATGTCCTGTACAAGGTTCTTCCACTCCTCGCGAGAAAGGTTTGCGAGGTTCTCGAGAAAGACGAGATAGACGTAGATAGAATAGTTGCCAGAATCGTGGGCAATCTGCACGTCGAAAGAGAGGTCGTCGAAAAGGACGGCATGCTTGATGTAACTCTCAGGATCTTCAACTTCACAAAAGCAAGGAGAGAACTGAAGGTTTACGAGATGTGCAGCGGTAGCGTTGAGGCAGACAATGCTAAAGTGTCGCAGTCAACGTACACAACCGTATCATGGGACGTGCTGCTCAACCCCGGAGAGAGCATTGAGCTGAAGTATACCGTAAAGGGCAGGATCGTAAACAGAAGACCTCTTGTTGGCGGGGTTGATGCGGAACTGCTAAGTGGAGCCGAGCCGTTTGGTCTGTAG
- the serB gene encoding phosphoserine phosphatase SerB, translating to MLLQTYEVCPDRRLQISTLKHTLVLIGIAVYGMDRPGIICGMSEVLAKRGLNIIDIEQTVLQGLFVMFIVAEAENVDIEELKRELTSKGEKLGVNVSVSPFERKSSDEKNLYVLTVLGEDRVGIVYSITRILYEMGINIERTNLTARDRLISIEFLIDMGKSDVEEVKRRLKEEVESRGLDVVIQPYSLFQRNKRLIVFDMDSTLVDAEIIDELAKAAGVEDEVKELTRKAMNGEIDFKEALRERVKLLKGLPVDVLERIYSEIKLTEGAKELIKSLKESGYRVALVSGGFTYFTDRLKEELGLDYAFGNELEIKDGKLTGRLKGRIIDAEEKARIIEELARKEGISRENVVAVGDGANDRIMIENAGLGIAFNAKKALKEVADGTLSKDHLIGLASVLKLQTEFKKRV from the coding sequence ATGCTTTTACAGACATACGAGGTTTGCCCAGACAGAAGACTTCAAATATCTACGCTCAAACATACTCTCGTGCTTATCGGAATAGCTGTCTACGGAATGGACAGACCGGGAATAATATGTGGAATGTCCGAGGTTCTCGCAAAGAGGGGACTGAACATCATCGATATAGAGCAGACAGTCCTCCAGGGTCTTTTTGTCATGTTCATCGTAGCAGAAGCGGAGAACGTGGACATTGAGGAGCTGAAAAGAGAACTCACCTCGAAAGGAGAGAAACTCGGAGTTAACGTTTCGGTATCACCGTTCGAAAGGAAGAGTTCAGATGAAAAGAATCTCTACGTCCTGACTGTTCTTGGAGAGGACAGAGTCGGAATTGTTTATTCTATAACAAGAATACTCTACGAGATGGGCATAAACATCGAGCGGACGAATCTCACTGCGAGAGACAGACTGATCTCAATAGAGTTTCTGATCGACATGGGCAAAAGCGACGTTGAGGAAGTCAAGAGGAGACTCAAGGAAGAAGTGGAGAGCAGGGGGCTCGATGTTGTAATCCAGCCTTACTCCCTCTTCCAGAGGAACAAGAGACTCATAGTTTTTGATATGGATTCGACACTCGTAGATGCTGAAATTATAGACGAACTTGCAAAAGCTGCTGGAGTCGAGGATGAAGTCAAAGAGCTGACGAGAAAAGCGATGAATGGTGAAATAGACTTCAAGGAGGCTCTGAGGGAGAGAGTTAAGCTGCTGAAAGGATTGCCAGTAGACGTCCTCGAACGAATATATAGTGAGATAAAGCTGACAGAGGGGGCAAAGGAACTGATTAAAAGCCTGAAAGAGTCGGGATACAGGGTTGCACTTGTTAGTGGTGGTTTTACCTACTTCACCGACAGGCTCAAGGAGGAACTTGGCCTCGATTATGCTTTCGGCAACGAACTTGAAATCAAAGATGGGAAGCTGACCGGGAGACTGAAAGGCAGGATAATCGACGCAGAGGAGAAGGCTAGGATAATTGAGGAACTCGCAAGAAAGGAGGGTATAAGCAGAGAAAACGTCGTTGCCGTTGGCGATGGGGCGAACGACAGGATTATGATAGAAAATGCCGGACTGGGCATAGCTTTCAATGCAAAAAAGGCGTTAAAAGAGGTTGCAGATGGTACGCTTTCCAAAGACCACCTTATAGGTCTTGCAAGCGTACTGAAACTCCAGACCGAGTTTAAAAAGCGTGTTTAA
- a CDS encoding 2TM domain-containing protein, protein MPEEILLDEYKKAYREVVAEEEKRGFLVHLVVYVLVNAMLILINLIYSPEAIWFFYPLIGWGIGISMHYLFGVRWIEKGLKEREAKAEYRVREKSS, encoded by the coding sequence ATGCCAGAAGAAATTCTATTAGATGAATACAAAAAGGCATATAGAGAAGTAGTGGCAGAAGAGGAGAAAAGAGGGTTTTTAGTTCATCTGGTAGTGTACGTACTTGTTAACGCAATGTTGATATTAATTAACCTCATTTATTCCCCAGAAGCTATCTGGTTCTTTTATCCGCTCATAGGCTGGGGAATTGGCATATCAATGCACTACCTATTTGGAGTTCGTTGGATAGAGAAAGGGCTTAAGGAAAGAGAGGCAAAAGCAGAGTATAGGGTGAGAGAGAAGAGCAGTTAG
- a CDS encoding hydrogenase iron-sulfur subunit: MKIGVFICHCGLNIASKINVKELVEYARRLGAAYAIDIDYACSEAGQEEIARAITEEKLDAIVVAACSPKLHEATFRRVALRAGLNPYMVSIANIREQCTWVHSGRDAQLKARDLLRMAFERAKHSKPLERKRARIRRSVAVIGGGIAGIEASLILAKAGIKVYLIEKKPTIGGHMALLNEVFPTNDCSICILAPKMNEVWENENIELITNAEVKKIDGRVGNFKLRIVKHPRYVNENCKGCIEDCSSVCPVDVFDGVGIRKAVYIPFPQATPLYAAIDWENCIRCELCVKACKPNAIDFNQKQEEIDINVGSIIIATGFKPFDARRKPEYGYGRIDNVITSLELERLLSASGPTMGELVRKDGKKPEKVAFIQCVGSRDVNTNPYCSRVCCMASIKNALILKERFGTDVTIFYTDMRASGRGYEEYYRMAMKKGVRFVRGIVGQLWENNGKVVVRYEDTLLCRVFEEDFDLVVLAIGMEGTNTFSRGEDGFIEVAHPKLRPAETNTKGIFVAGAASGPKDIQESVASAGLAASKAMQLICSGEEELDPFNAYVTENCIGCRLCAEVCRFNAVVIDERSGKAKIDANACAMCGACVAACPVDAIDMGFFSEEQITAEIDALTVEKNADPLILAFSCWYCGYAAFDLAGTLKLTYPANVRVIRVLCTSRVDPEWIVRAIERGVDGVVVVGCRPGECHFGVNSIAMERIDRINRALELLGEGGRVKGIWCSAGEARKLVAELEDFVERLKQQRGD; encoded by the coding sequence ATGAAAATTGGCGTCTTCATCTGTCACTGTGGCTTAAACATAGCCAGTAAGATTAACGTTAAAGAACTCGTTGAGTATGCCCGCAGGCTGGGCGCAGCCTATGCTATCGATATCGATTACGCCTGCTCGGAGGCGGGCCAGGAAGAAATAGCGAGAGCAATTACCGAAGAAAAGCTGGATGCCATAGTCGTGGCTGCCTGCAGCCCTAAGCTCCACGAAGCAACCTTCAGGCGAGTTGCTTTGAGAGCGGGTCTGAATCCGTATATGGTTTCCATTGCCAACATAAGGGAGCAGTGTACGTGGGTGCATTCAGGCAGAGACGCGCAGCTAAAGGCGAGAGATCTACTCAGGATGGCCTTCGAACGGGCCAAGCACTCGAAACCCCTCGAGAGAAAGAGGGCGAGAATTAGAAGAAGCGTGGCAGTTATAGGTGGAGGAATTGCCGGGATAGAAGCGTCTCTTATCCTTGCAAAAGCAGGGATAAAGGTTTACCTTATCGAAAAGAAGCCCACCATTGGCGGTCACATGGCTTTACTTAACGAGGTTTTTCCAACCAACGACTGCTCCATATGCATACTTGCACCGAAAATGAACGAAGTGTGGGAGAACGAGAATATCGAGCTTATAACGAATGCAGAAGTAAAGAAAATTGATGGACGCGTTGGAAACTTCAAACTGCGAATTGTAAAGCATCCCCGGTACGTGAACGAGAACTGTAAGGGTTGTATAGAGGACTGCTCCTCAGTCTGTCCCGTTGACGTTTTTGACGGCGTTGGCATTAGAAAGGCTGTGTACATTCCTTTTCCTCAGGCAACACCTCTCTATGCTGCCATTGACTGGGAAAACTGTATTCGCTGTGAGCTATGTGTAAAAGCCTGCAAACCCAATGCCATCGATTTTAATCAAAAACAGGAAGAGATAGACATAAATGTGGGATCCATTATAATTGCAACCGGATTTAAGCCATTCGACGCAAGGAGAAAGCCCGAATATGGTTACGGCAGGATAGATAACGTCATAACGAGTCTGGAGCTCGAAAGGCTGCTTTCTGCCAGCGGGCCGACAATGGGAGAACTCGTGAGGAAGGATGGCAAAAAACCGGAGAAAGTTGCGTTCATCCAGTGCGTTGGAAGCAGGGACGTCAACACCAACCCCTACTGTTCGAGGGTCTGCTGCATGGCAAGTATAAAGAATGCTCTGATTCTGAAAGAAAGGTTTGGCACGGATGTCACAATATTCTACACCGATATGAGAGCTTCGGGGAGAGGGTATGAAGAGTACTACCGGATGGCGATGAAGAAAGGTGTCCGCTTCGTGAGGGGCATCGTCGGCCAGCTATGGGAAAATAACGGAAAGGTTGTTGTGAGATACGAGGATACGCTCCTCTGCAGGGTTTTTGAGGAGGACTTCGACCTGGTTGTGCTGGCAATAGGCATGGAAGGCACCAACACCTTTTCGAGGGGTGAGGATGGATTTATTGAGGTAGCTCATCCAAAGCTCAGGCCAGCAGAAACTAACACGAAAGGTATCTTTGTCGCTGGGGCTGCGAGTGGGCCAAAGGATATACAGGAGAGTGTAGCATCGGCAGGTCTTGCAGCGTCGAAGGCAATGCAGCTTATCTGCTCGGGTGAAGAAGAACTCGATCCATTCAACGCCTATGTAACAGAAAATTGCATCGGCTGCAGGCTATGCGCTGAGGTATGCAGGTTCAACGCAGTTGTCATTGATGAAAGAAGTGGAAAGGCAAAAATCGACGCAAACGCGTGTGCTATGTGTGGAGCCTGCGTCGCGGCCTGCCCGGTGGATGCGATAGACATGGGATTCTTCTCCGAAGAACAGATAACTGCCGAGATAGACGCCCTGACGGTTGAGAAGAATGCAGACCCCCTCATTCTCGCTTTCTCCTGCTGGTATTGTGGATACGCAGCATTTGACCTTGCGGGAACGCTGAAGCTCACGTATCCTGCCAACGTCAGAGTTATCAGGGTTCTATGCACTTCCCGCGTTGACCCGGAGTGGATTGTGAGGGCAATTGAAAGGGGTGTCGACGGAGTCGTTGTTGTTGGCTGCCGGCCAGGAGAATGTCACTTTGGTGTCAACAGCATAGCGATGGAGAGGATTGATAGAATAAACAGGGCTCTGGAACTTCTTGGCGAGGGTGGAAGAGTTAAAGGAATATGGTGCTCTGCCGGCGAGGCAAGAAAGCTCGTTGCCGAGCTGGAGGACTTCGTGGAAAGGTTAAAGCAGCAAAGAGGCGATTAA
- a CDS encoding 4Fe-4S binding protein, with amino-acid sequence MNTEGGDPSKKLKPERDVEIPEIPEQLGLLVFKQHFEGELRELIFNPALCNGCKFCVYACPVKAIEFAGFEALAAGMPLIIDHLSCAYCGICYAFCPFNAFEFRINGEIVEKSKLPLSLGGKIEKLENCVDCMLCVEVCPVDAIERRVLARREDFPKADARGSIRIDTEKCNLCGICASFCDAFKLVDKDVKPGNLTPFAEILIDEEKCDYCGLCVKLCPEEAIEVESSKVIEADVERVAEVVFTDRCIHCGYCVAVCPYEAVINIKPVEGEIKVYWKRLARVCEPLSCKACVVVCKTRAWHIDSELKLEPEFCVYCGACENVCPHRLIEVDVHAIHLAESIKWPAWWNAVSRILSKQTVEREIAFSAPAPVSKVPEALEAEIGVREKAGIKAKLIRRNLAPLREALKKPGYRKAFERGNMKTFLGAVKRYARKT; translated from the coding sequence GTGAATACTGAAGGTGGAGATCCGAGCAAGAAACTAAAACCTGAAAGAGACGTTGAAATTCCTGAGATCCCGGAGCAGTTAGGACTGCTCGTCTTTAAACAGCACTTTGAAGGAGAACTGAGGGAATTGATTTTCAACCCGGCTCTCTGCAACGGCTGCAAGTTCTGCGTTTACGCCTGTCCCGTTAAGGCAATAGAGTTCGCCGGCTTTGAAGCTCTCGCTGCAGGGATGCCATTGATAATCGATCATCTTAGCTGCGCCTATTGCGGTATATGCTATGCTTTTTGCCCCTTTAACGCATTTGAATTCAGAATAAACGGAGAAATAGTCGAAAAAAGTAAGCTTCCATTATCCCTTGGTGGAAAAATAGAGAAACTCGAGAACTGCGTTGACTGCATGCTGTGCGTTGAGGTATGTCCGGTGGATGCAATAGAGAGGCGGGTTCTCGCGAGAAGAGAAGATTTCCCAAAGGCCGATGCAAGAGGAAGTATAAGAATTGATACCGAGAAGTGTAATCTTTGCGGAATATGCGCGAGTTTTTGCGATGCGTTCAAGCTCGTAGATAAGGATGTAAAGCCCGGAAATCTTACTCCCTTCGCCGAAATACTGATCGATGAGGAAAAGTGCGACTACTGCGGGCTATGTGTCAAACTCTGTCCGGAGGAAGCAATAGAGGTTGAGAGCAGCAAAGTTATCGAGGCGGATGTGGAAAGAGTTGCCGAGGTTGTTTTCACGGATAGGTGCATCCACTGCGGTTACTGTGTTGCTGTATGTCCCTACGAAGCAGTCATAAACATTAAACCGGTGGAAGGAGAGATAAAGGTATACTGGAAGAGGCTTGCAAGGGTGTGTGAGCCGCTGAGCTGCAAGGCATGCGTTGTCGTGTGCAAAACCAGGGCTTGGCACATCGACAGTGAACTCAAGCTCGAGCCAGAGTTTTGCGTGTACTGCGGGGCGTGCGAGAACGTCTGTCCACACAGACTCATAGAAGTTGATGTCCACGCAATCCACCTCGCAGAGTCAATTAAGTGGCCCGCCTGGTGGAACGCAGTTAGCAGAATTCTCTCAAAGCAGACAGTCGAAAGGGAGATTGCTTTTTCAGCACCAGCTCCTGTTTCGAAAGTTCCGGAAGCTCTGGAGGCAGAAATAGGAGTGAGGGAAAAGGCAGGTATCAAAGCCAAGCTCATAAGGAGAAATCTGGCACCCTTGAGGGAAGCCTTAAAAAAGCCTGGCTACAGGAAAGCATTTGAACGAGGAAATATGAAAACGTTTCTTGGAGCGGTGAAGAGATATGCCAGGAAGACTTGA
- the coaBC gene encoding bifunctional phosphopantothenoylcysteine decarboxylase/phosphopantothenate--cysteine ligase CoaBC, whose protein sequence is MPGRLEGKTVVLGITGSLAAVECVKLARELQRRGAKLFVVMSESAESIIGKAAMEFVAEVVGEGYHVKLLGNQGIADAMLIAPATANTISKIANGIADSAITTMALTALGSGKPVILAPAMHGSMMESPFFAESLEKVKKHCIVVEPKYAEGKAKLADIETICLHVERALSSKEFEGKKVVVTSGPTYEFLDPIRFISNRSSGRMGRELALEFWRRGASIVHITSKPTGLNLPNFREVAVISVSDMLEACLSEINDCNLFVSAAAPADFTVEKEESKIKTAEELVVRLKAAPKILWEVRKVYDGPVIGFKAETGISEDELYEIAYEKMLHDRLDMVVANDVIHRGMGTPDTKVLIVTAKRKIWAEGLKSEIARRIVDIYVEDCLCSSPPQA, encoded by the coding sequence ATGCCAGGAAGACTTGAAGGAAAAACAGTTGTCCTCGGCATAACCGGGAGCCTCGCTGCCGTGGAATGTGTGAAGCTCGCGAGGGAACTCCAGCGGAGAGGAGCGAAGCTATTCGTCGTCATGAGTGAGAGCGCTGAAAGTATTATTGGGAAAGCAGCAATGGAATTCGTTGCAGAGGTTGTTGGTGAAGGTTACCACGTGAAGCTGCTTGGCAATCAGGGAATTGCAGATGCAATGCTCATAGCTCCCGCAACTGCAAACACCATTTCAAAAATCGCAAACGGCATAGCAGATTCAGCGATCACAACCATGGCTCTCACAGCCCTTGGCTCTGGAAAGCCTGTTATCCTTGCCCCGGCAATGCACGGGAGTATGATGGAGAGTCCGTTCTTCGCTGAAAGCCTTGAAAAGGTGAAAAAGCACTGCATTGTGGTGGAGCCGAAGTATGCGGAGGGAAAGGCAAAGCTCGCTGACATCGAAACCATATGTCTCCACGTTGAGAGAGCCTTGAGCAGCAAGGAGTTTGAAGGGAAGAAAGTTGTCGTAACATCCGGCCCAACCTATGAATTCCTTGATCCAATTCGCTTCATAAGTAACAGGAGTTCAGGGAGAATGGGCAGGGAGCTTGCCCTCGAGTTCTGGAGAAGAGGAGCCAGCATCGTTCACATAACGTCAAAGCCCACAGGCCTGAACCTTCCGAACTTCAGAGAGGTGGCGGTCATCTCGGTTTCCGACATGCTTGAGGCGTGTCTATCAGAGATAAACGATTGCAATCTTTTCGTCTCCGCTGCCGCGCCAGCGGACTTCACGGTTGAGAAGGAAGAATCGAAAATCAAGACAGCCGAGGAGCTTGTTGTCAGGCTGAAAGCCGCACCGAAGATCCTCTGGGAGGTCAGGAAGGTTTACGACGGGCCTGTTATAGGCTTCAAGGCTGAGACTGGAATAAGTGAGGATGAGCTCTATGAAATTGCCTACGAGAAGATGCTCCACGACAGGCTCGATATGGTAGTTGCCAACGATGTTATCCATAGGGGTATGGGAACTCCGGACACGAAGGTTCTCATAGTGACTGCAAAACGGAAGATCTGGGCTGAAGGTCTGAAGAGCGAGATTGCCAGGCGTATAGTGGACATCTACGTGGAAGATTGCCTATGTTCTTCGCCCCCGCAAGCATAA
- a CDS encoding pantoate kinase codes for MFFAPASITCFFTPVIGKNPAETGSYGVSIALNKGVRVNVSDKLLVNDREVRFPTVEYVLDALGGKGVEIETDFPLSCGFGMSGASALAAAFAVNEENGLNLPFYRLADLAHEAEVVNRTGLGDVVCQSYGGIVVRVEPGCPSNARVERFLWRLELDILVLGSLKTEEVLSENIDFSVGKDCLKEFMRKPSVENLFVQAKRFSVETGLIEDVMDVIEAVEASGGMASMVMLGKAVFAVNGYEALEEFGEPVRATVSPYGVRFLF; via the coding sequence ATGTTCTTCGCCCCCGCAAGCATAACCTGCTTTTTCACTCCGGTAATCGGAAAAAATCCGGCAGAAACAGGCTCCTATGGAGTTAGCATAGCTCTCAACAAAGGCGTCAGGGTGAATGTTAGCGATAAATTGCTCGTTAATGACAGGGAAGTAAGATTTCCAACGGTTGAATACGTGCTCGATGCTCTCGGTGGGAAAGGGGTCGAAATAGAAACGGATTTTCCTCTATCATGCGGGTTCGGTATGAGCGGGGCATCAGCCCTCGCAGCAGCCTTTGCCGTCAACGAGGAGAATGGTTTGAATCTGCCGTTTTACAGGCTTGCTGATCTTGCCCACGAGGCGGAAGTCGTTAACAGGACGGGCCTCGGTGACGTTGTCTGTCAGAGTTACGGCGGAATAGTGGTAAGAGTAGAGCCGGGATGTCCGTCCAATGCAAGAGTAGAGAGATTTCTGTGGAGGCTTGAGCTGGATATTCTCGTGCTCGGAAGCCTGAAAACTGAAGAGGTCTTGAGCGAAAACATTGATTTCTCTGTAGGAAAAGACTGTCTCAAAGAATTTATGCGAAAACCGAGCGTTGAGAATTTATTTGTCCAGGCAAAGAGGTTTTCCGTAGAAACGGGGCTTATAGAGGATGTTATGGATGTGATCGAGGCAGTTGAAGCTTCTGGTGGAATGGCATCCATGGTTATGCTTGGAAAAGCAGTTTTCGCTGTAAACGGCTACGAAGCGCTTGAAGAGTTCGGTGAGCCGGTCAGAGCAACTGTAAGTCCGTATGGTGTTAGATTCTTATTTTAA